A segment of the Leptolyngbya sp. NIES-3755 genome:
CTTAATCGAATCCTGCATTTCGTACTCCTTAATGTGAGACTGATTCCTATTTAAGTTGAGTGAAGTTTATATTTCAAGAGACTTTACATCAGAGTGCTTTATCAATTCCATCAAGGATTGATGTCTCATTTTCAAGAAAACTGTTACAGTAAGTCTGCATTTAGAAACGGCGATCGATATGACTAGAGCAGGCGTGGGGATTCGCACCGCACAAGCGCGATCAGAACGCATGACCGGACAAATTCACGTCTATGACGGTGCAGGCAAAGGGAAGTCTCAGGCTGCATTGGGCGTGGTGTTGCGCTCGATCGGGCTAGGGATTCAAACCTTTTCTCAAACACGAGTTTTACTTCTAAGATTTCTCAAGGGTCCCGGACGCACGTATGACGAGGATGCGTCGATTCAAGCGCTGCAACGGGCGTTTCCTCACTTAATCGATCAAGTTCGCACCGGACGGGGAGAATTCTTTGGAGCCGATGAGATTACGAAGTTCGATCGACAAGAAGCTCAACGCGGATGGGATGTTGCGAAGGGCGCGATCGCATCAGGACTATATTCCGTCGTCGTGATGGATGAATTGAACCCGGTGCTTGACCTTGGATTGCTTCCGGTTGATGACGTAGTGAGAACGCTGAAACACAAACCCGATCACATGGAAGTGATTGTTACAGGTCGGGCTGCACCGCAAGCTTTAATTGATATTGCCAATCTGCATTCTGAAATGAAACCGCATTACCATGTGGCGAAAGAAGAAGGGATTGCAGGGATTGAGATTTATACAGGTGCAGGGAAAGGAAAATCGACGAGCGCATTAGGAAAAGCACTCCAAGCGATCGGGAAAGGAATCAGCCAAGATAAGTCGCATCGAGTATTAATCATGCAATGGCTTAAAGGTGGAAGTGGTTACACCGAAGATGCCGCGATTAATGCACTTAGACAAAGCTATCCGAGTTTGGTGGATCATCAGCGATCGGGCAGAGATGCGATCGTATGGCGCGGTCAACAGCAAGAATTAGATTATGTCGAGGCGGAACGCGGTTGGGAAATTGCACGAGCCGCGATCGCATCGGGACTGTATAAAACAATCATTTTGGATGAATTAAATCCAACAGTTGATCTAGAACTATTACCCGAAGAGCCGATCGTACAAGCCTTATTAAGAAAGCCTCGCGATACAGAGATTGTGATTACTGGACGCTGTAAGAATCCGCCTGCTTACTTTGATTTAGCAACGGTTCACTCGGAGATGGTCTGTCATAAGCATTACGCAGAGAAAGGAATTGATCTCAAACGTGGGGTTGATTTTTAAGTGATGCGATCGTATGGCGTGCTGATAGGATGGAAAAGCTGAAAAGATAGGGGAGCGCCGATATGACTCGCGCAATTATGGAAACGGACAAAGGCACAATCCATTTAGAACTATTCGATAAGGATGCGCCGAATACCGTCAAGAACTTTGTAGATTTAGCGAATAAAGGATTTTACGATGGTTTAGCATTCCATCGCGTGATTCCGAATTTTATGGTGCAAGGCGGTTGTCCCAATACTCGCGAAGGTGCAAGCGGAATGCCTGGAACGGGTGGACCTGGATATAAGATCAATTGCGAAATCAATCCGAATAAGCATCAAGCAGGATCGCTCTCGATGGCTCATGCAGGACGGAATACAGGTGGAAGCCAGTTTTTTATCTGCCATTCTGCACAGCCGCATCTGGATGGAGTACATACGGTGTTTGGTAAGACTGAAGATATGAATGTCGTGAATGCGATTCGCGGAAACGATCGTATTTTGTCGGTGAAAATCGAAGCTTAGAGAACGGTATAAAAAGCGTTCTCACGTCGATCGCAGATTTGCCCATGAATAGAATTCCGAGGCGGGTTGTGCGATCGACCTCTTTGTTCTAATCATTTAATTTCACTTGTTAAACGATCGCAGTTTGAGGGTCATCACGATCTGGCAACAGGACACCGGTGCAAATGGGGTTCGGTTCGTGACATTGTATCCCGACAAGTCTGAAGAGAATGATTCGGTGCAGGAGGCTTAGAGGAGGATGGATACGTTATTTCATTGGGTTGTTTTGCTGCGGGATGTGCCGACTGCTGATGTTAAAGCGGGAGATCGTGCGGTGATTGTAGATTTACTCTCTCCGGCTTCGACGGAACAAAAAGCGGGCTACACGATCGAGGTGTTTCGGCAGGGGGAAACGGTGGATGTGGTGTCGGTTCCAGTGTCCTGGGTGAGGGTTTTGCCGGAAACTTGGGGACAGCGAGAAATTTCGATGATCGAGGTGAGTTGAGAAGCGTTGAGTGATAACGCGATCGCAATCGTTGATGAAGCGATCGCATTTCTCTCCACTGCAATCGTTTTTCTTTGCAAACGCTCACTCTTGATCGAACGATCGACAACTGCGCTTATCAACGATCAAGAACAGTCTCAGAATTTTCCGAATCAGCGATCAACGGTTTGGCTTTGCGGAGTCAAACGAATGGAGGGGTTGCTTGTTGCGCTCTCAAAGATAGCAGCGTGAAGAGTTCGGCAAAGTGAGTGACCTGAAAACTTAGCCAAGCAATCGACGAAGTTGTTTATAGACTTCATCATCATTGCGTTTTCCCACCAAAATGATCTCAACTAAATCTTCTTCTGGATCGAAACGGTAGACAATTCTGTATTCACCAGAGTCAACCCGATAATATCCTGCATAGCCCTTAAGCTCTTTGCTATCTGTAGGTAGAGGATCGAGGTTTAAAGTGAGAACTTTCTTGGCAATTTGAGCGGTAATTTTAGGCTGAAGTCCCTTGATGAATTCTAAAACGGCTTCAAGACCATCGAGTTTTGCCATCGGTATTTATGAGTTGCTTTCGTCTAATTGGGCGAGGTGTTGAAGTTCGGCGACGAAAGCCTCGGTTCCTACCATAGACGAGTTTTGTAGCGCGAGTTGTGCTAGTTGTCCGAGGGCATGATCTTCAAGTTCGGTTAATCGATCGATGAGTTGCTGATAGTTTTGAACGGATAGCACGACATGACTGGGCTGAGATTGGTTCAGCAAGATGACGGGTTCATGAGTGGCAGAGGTGAGGACATCTTGCGATCGCTCTTGCATTTCTTCGATCGAGAATTGCTGCATGGGTATAAATGATTGAGAATCGATGTAATTATTTTAGTTGCTTGGTCTTGTTCTAGCTTTTCATTTTGTTGTGTTTGATGTTAGGAATGCGATCGACAAAACATCTCTCATCAGGATCGATCTTTTTACCTATTAACGATCGAGCAACCGTCTCAGAATTTTCCGCAGCAAAGAGCGAATTTTCCGCCACAGTCGCACAATGAACGGCGATGTCTGCCGAGATGGTGAAACACCCTGCCTCGCCTGACGAATACTTGCTAACCATTGACGAGTACTAACTGTATCAGGATGATCAGATCCTAAAATCTTCTCGCGCATTGCTAAGGCACGAGCTAATAAAGGTTCTGCTTCCGTCACTCGACCCTGCTCACAGTAAAACGATCCCAAGTTGTTAAGACTTTGCGCTACCGCCCGATGATCGCCTTCAAACATTCGTTGTCTCATTTCCAAAGACCGTACATAGAGCAATTCCGCTTCATTCAATCGTTCTTGGTTGCGGTAGAGTTCTGCTAAATGATTGAGACTACTTGCTACAGCGGGATGGTCGCTCTTAAACAATCGTTGTCGCATCTCCAGCGATTGCATGCAGAGTGGTTCTGCTTCACTCAATCGTCCTTGCACTTTGTAGAGAAACGCTAAGGTGTTGAGACTGCTCGCCACAGCAGGATGGTCGCTCTCAAACAATCGTTGTTGCATTTCTAGTGACTGCACATAGAGCAGTTCTGCTTCACCCAATCGTCCTTGCGCTCGATAGAGAGATGCCAAATGGTTAAGACTGTGTGATGTGTCGAGATGATCGCCTTCAAACAACCGTTGTCGCATTTCTAGTGATCGCATATAGAGTGGTTCCGCCTCGCTTAATCGTCTTTGTAATCTATACAATCCAGCCAGATGATCGAGACTACGTGCTACAGCCGAATGATCGCTTTCAAAGCGGAACTCAGTAACATTCAGACATTTTGCGTACCATTCTTCTGCTTGGCGATAAAGTCCCTGTCCTTCAAAAAATCGAGCCAGCGCATCAAACGAGCAGGTTAAATCTCTTCCTTCCAATCCCTCCGTGTACTGTTCCGCAACTTCTTGAATATGCGATCGTACTCCTTCAAACCCGTTAATATCTTTCGTCGTTGGGTTGTATGGCATTGTTTTCGCGATCGCAGTCATCCCTTCCACAAACGCCGATCGAAAAAGCGCCTCTCCTGCTTCCCGAACAGCGATCGCTTCTTCCTCTTTCAAATATTGCCTAACCAACGGATGTAACCGACACCATCCCGGAGAATCCTGCTCAAACTGCACCAGCGAGGCATTCTCTAATCGCGCCTTCAATCCCCCCAATTCATACGCCTCTCCTTCCACCCGTTGCATCACCCATTCCACCGAATCCCACTGAATCCAATCCAGCGCAAAATAACTCAACAGCCGCGCCACCTGCCGCGCTTCCGGCTCCAGCGTTTCCCACGTCAAATCAAACGCCGCCTTCACCCCTCTCGCCGCCACCAAATCATCCTCATCCGATCGCACAAATGCTGGGTCTTGCATCCCTTTTTCCTGCAAACTCCCGATCACCTGTGCCAACGTCCGATATCGATCGCGCCGCACATAACACCCGACCAACTCAATCCCCAACGGCAAATATCCCAACGCCGCACACAGCCGATCCGCAGTCTCTCGATCGCGCTCCACTCGCCCCTCACCTTCCAAAGATGCAAGCAGCGATCGCGCTTCATCCGGTTCCAACACATCCAGCGGAATCGTCACCTCTTTCGGCAAAAGATCCTGCTTTCTCGTCGTCACCAAAACCCGGAATCGCTCCTCTGTCGGCAGCATCGATCGCGCTTTCGCCCAGTCGGACACATCATCGATCACGACTAAAACCTGTCCATCCGGCTGCCAATGTCGCCAACACCAAAGCGCGATCGCATTCGTCTCGCTCAATTGCTCTTTTGCTTTGTCCAATCCCTTCAGGTGCAGGTCAAATTCCGCCTTCAGAATCACCTGAGTCGCCAAATCTCCCGTTTGTCCATTCAGCCAGCACACGCCCCCCGGAAATTTCGTCAGATTCCGCCTCGCATACTGCACCGCAAGCTGAGTTTTTCCCAATCCGCCCATTCCCGCTACCGCCGAAATCACAGCACGATCAAACGTTTGGAAAATTTCATCCAATCGTGAAAGTTCGATCGTCCGTCCAACGAAATTCGGATTCGATCGATACGGAATGTCATAGAGCGGCGTTACTTTGTCGGAGCCGGAAGCCGACGAATCCTTTCAATCCTTGCCGTGGTGGTGATTGTAATGTTTCCGGTGTTTTGAATGACTTCCGCTTTTGGGTCATTTACTTGCAATCCTTGTCCACCGTAGATATTTTGAATGTTTTTCCCTTCAATTCTGCCAATGTTGATGATTTGTTCTGCAATCTGCCGCACCTGAGCCGCAAACTCCTCGTCCTCAACCATTGCCACATTCAAATAAGCCCCAACATTCTTCAAGGCTTGCTCATCGCCGCTTTCTGCTAATGCGATCGCTTGTTCCGCCTTTGCATTTCCCTGAAATTTTTTGACAACGATCGCTTTCAGTTCCCCTGCTTTTTTCAATCCTGCTTCAAGTGTCTTCTCACCGAGCTTACCCACGATCGATTCGATAAACTTCTTTCCAGGTTCAGACTGCGCGAAATGACTCAAGAAGGCAAACGCGGCAATACCGAGAGCGCTCAATGGATCAGTCATAAGAATTTTTTGAGGAGGGGACTGTATCTTTTCTACTCCAAGAATGAAACTTGTTCCGCAAAATATCAACGTTTCTGTGGAAAGTGAAACCAATTCAGTGAAAAGTGCGATCGTTTCATCTTTGAGGGAGAACATTTCATCTTGAACTGCGATCGTTCTAGCTCAAACATGCACTTTCAAACTCTGCCGTATCTAGCGATCGCATTGGCTCCCGGTTCGTCTTGATTCGTGATCCATGCCCAAATCTGATCTCCGTGGGAAAAGTGCCACCATTCATTCCAGTGACGCTTAAATCCTGCGGAGATCATGCTTTTAGCTAGAATTTCTCGATGTCGATGATAGGGTAAATCGGAATTCTCAAAATGATTCGGAAACGATCTCTCTGAGATTTCATCAATTTCTGAACCCATGTCGATCGTATTTCCAGTTTCATCCAGCAATGAAATGTCGATCGCGGCTCCGGTACTATGTGGCGGCGGAGTTGCTGGATCTAAATTTGGCATTGCCCAGAATTGATAAACTTGTTGCTGAAATTCTTCTCTCTGCGTCTCAGATAGTGTGTCTAAATCGAGTCCATTTGCGTTGACTAATTCTTTCAGCGTGTAATCCACCATAAATTGCTGAACTGCTACCGGACGATACGCATCAAAGATTTGAATCTTCCAACCGGGTTGCAGTTTTTGAAGATGAGAATCCGCTATGAGTAAGCGATCGAGAATTCCCTGTCTCACAAAAAACGGCGATCGATCTCCATAAGGTGCGCCCAATTTTGTGTATGGATGAGGAATCACTCGTGCGAATTGTTCGGGAAGTTCAACTAACGGCTCATGACATTCAGCGATCGCAATTCTTTGATACGGTTTCATTATTTTTTCTCTGGAACAGGATCGTAACCACCGGGATTAAAAGGGTGACAGCGACAGATTCGACGGGCACTGAGCCAGCTACCTTTGAGTGCGCCGTGAGTTTCTAAAGCCTCGATCGCATATTGCGAACAAGTGGGATGAAACCGACAACTCGGCATTAATAGCGGTGAAATTGCTACTCGATAAGCTTTGACGAGTCCAATTAGTAGAACTTTCATACAGAGAACAATCGTAGATAGTTCGATCGTAAACGAAAAACTCCCCGTCTGGGTACTGCCTTTGCCCGATCGCGAATTACACCATAGAAACAAAGCCACGCATCGAGGAGAGCTTTGTGTTTACCAACATTCGCGATCGTAAAACTCTTCAACTCTCGCAAGCTATCTCAGCAACGGACATTGTAGCCTCT
Coding sequences within it:
- a CDS encoding hypothetical protein (hypothetical protein Cyan7822_4705;~similar to AA sequence:cyanobase_aa:LBDG_44480), whose product is MFLWCNSRSGKGSTQTGSFSFTIELSTIVLCMKVLLIGLVKAYRVAISPLLMPSCRFHPTCSQYAIEALETHGALKGSWLSARRICRCHPFNPGGYDPVPEKK
- a CDS encoding hypothetical protein (similar to AA sequence:cyanobase_aa:LBDG_03860), which codes for MTRAGVGIRTAQARSERMTGQIHVYDGAGKGKSQAALGVVLRSIGLGIQTFSQTRVLLLRFLKGPGRTYDEDASIQALQRAFPHLIDQVRTGRGEFFGADEITKFDRQEAQRGWDVAKGAIASGLYSVVVMDELNPVLDLGLLPVDDVVRTLKHKPDHMEVIVTGRAAPQALIDIANLHSEMKPHYHVAKEEGIAGIEIYTGAGKGKSTSALGKALQAIGKGISQDKSHRVLIMQWLKGGSGYTEDAAINALRQSYPSLVDHQRSGRDAIVWRGQQQELDYVEAERGWEIARAAIASGLYKTIILDELNPTVDLELLPEEPIVQALLRKPRDTEIVITGRCKNPPAYFDLATVHSEMVCHKHYAEKGIDLKRGVDF
- a CDS encoding prevent-host-death family protein (similar to AA sequence:cyanobase_aa:LBDG_48800) encodes the protein MQQFSIEEMQERSQDVLTSATHEPVILLNQSQPSHVVLSVQNYQQLIDRLTELEDHALGQLAQLALQNSSMVGTEAFVAELQHLAQLDESNS
- a CDS encoding peptidyl-prolyl cis-trans isomerase cyclophilin type (similar to AA sequence:cyanobase_aa:LBDG_44500), producing MTRAIMETDKGTIHLELFDKDAPNTVKNFVDLANKGFYDGLAFHRVIPNFMVQGGCPNTREGASGMPGTGGPGYKINCEINPNKHQAGSLSMAHAGRNTGGSQFFICHSAQPHLDGVHTVFGKTEDMNVVNAIRGNDRILSVKIEA
- a CDS encoding peptidase M15D, vanX D-ala-D-ala dipeptidase (similar to AA sequence:cyanobase_aa:LBDG_44490) produces the protein MKPYQRIAIAECHEPLVELPEQFARVIPHPYTKLGAPYGDRSPFFVRQGILDRLLIADSHLQKLQPGWKIQIFDAYRPVAVQQFMVDYTLKELVNANGLDLDTLSETQREEFQQQVYQFWAMPNLDPATPPPHSTGAAIDISLLDETGNTIDMGSEIDEISERSFPNHFENSDLPYHRHREILAKSMISAGFKRHWNEWWHFSHGDQIWAWITNQDEPGANAIARYGRV
- a CDS encoding hypothetical protein (similar to AA sequence:cyanobase_aa:MAE54320), with the translated sequence MDTLFHWVVLLRDVPTADVKAGDRAVIVDLLSPASTEQKAGYTIEVFRQGETVDVVSVPVSWVRVLPETWGQREISMIEVS
- a CDS encoding cytotoxic translational repressor of toxin-antitoxin stability system (similar to AA sequence:cyanobase_aa:LBDG_48810) translates to MAKLDGLEAVLEFIKGLQPKITAQIAKKVLTLNLDPLPTDSKELKGYAGYYRVDSGEYRIVYRFDPEEDLVEIILVGKRNDDEVYKQLRRLLG
- a CDS encoding NB-ARC domain-containing protein (similar to AA sequence:cyanobase_aa:LBDG_00900) → MGGLGKTQLAVQYARRNLTKFPGGVCWLNGQTGDLATQVILKAEFDLHLKGLDKAKEQLSETNAIALWCWRHWQPDGQVLVVIDDVSDWAKARSMLPTEERFRVLVTTRKQDLLPKEVTIPLDVLEPDEARSLLASLEGEGRVERDRETADRLCAALGYLPLGIELVGCYVRRDRYRTLAQVIGSLQEKGMQDPAFVRSDEDDLVAARGVKAAFDLTWETLEPEARQVARLLSYFALDWIQWDSVEWVMQRVEGEAYELGGLKARLENASLVQFEQDSPGWCRLHPLVRQYLKEEEAIAVREAGEALFRSAFVEGMTAIAKTMPYNPTTKDINGFEGVRSHIQEVAEQYTEGLEGRDLTCSFDALARFFEGQGLYRQAEEWYAKCLNVTEFRFESDHSAVARSLDHLAGLYRLQRRLSEAEPLYMRSLEMRQRLFEGDHLDTSHSLNHLASLYRAQGRLGEAELLYVQSLEMQQRLFESDHPAVASSLNTLAFLYKVQGRLSEAEPLCMQSLEMRQRLFKSDHPAVASSLNHLAELYRNQERLNEAELLYVRSLEMRQRMFEGDHRAVAQSLNNLGSFYCEQGRVTEAEPLLARALAMREKILGSDHPDTVSTRQWLASIRQARQGVSPSRQTSPFIVRLWRKIRSLLRKILRRLLDR
- a CDS encoding hypothetical protein (hypothetical protein N9414_07856;~similar to AA sequence:cyanobase_aa:LBDG_00910); amino-acid sequence: MFSLKDETIALFTELVSLSTETLIFCGTSFILGVEKIQSPPQKILMTDPLSALGIAAFAFLSHFAQSEPGKKFIESIVGKLGEKTLEAGLKKAGELKAIVVKKFQGNAKAEQAIALAESGDEQALKNVGAYLNVAMVEDEEFAAQVRQIAEQIINIGRIEGKNIQNIYGGQGLQVNDPKAEVIQNTGNITITTTARIERIRRLPAPTK